From the Colletotrichum lupini chromosome 1, complete sequence genome, the window TAGCTGTATCCAATCACTTACACGCCATTTGGCTGAGCAATTGTTGTGCTGGCGTAACACCAGTCGCAAATGGGTCTGAATGTGTCCGGTATTATGTGGCTAGAAATCAGCGACAGCGCGCCAATTGGGCGAATGTCTCCATGTTTCTACAAGGGCGCACCTGTACCAGGTTCCCCGCTCCAAATCATCTCGCACTTCAAAGAGAAGCACTCTGGCCCGATTGCATCTTCAGTTGTCTTCATCGATAGGCATATTGAACAGATCAACGGTCTCTACAAGGGATGGACAGCCTGTTAGACGACCCTACAAAGGCTCATGCCATTGCGGTGCGACGCAATACATCGTCTTCCTCTCGTTTCCTCACACACTACCTCCGGCGCGTGTCCCCAGGGCCGAATCGCGAACGCATCAAGACTTCTACAGATGCAACTGCACCACCTACCACAAAGCCGGAATTTTTCACATGCGCCTCGCCTCGGCCCCGGATGACTTTCTTCTCCTGAAGCCCCTCGACCCGTACAACGACTTGGGCGACTATACGGTCTATGAGAAAGACCTGCACTTTCTCTTTTGCAAAGATTGCGGCATGCGTTGCTTCACTTTCATGGGGAAGGGTGAGGTGGTGGACGTAGATCTAACGGTTCTAGGAGTCGGCGCTGGGACCGACTCCGGGtcggaggagaagaaggcccGCAGCAAAGGCGGGCCGGCGGCTACGGCGACGGCGGGCGAGAAGAGCATGACAAAGGTGTGGAGACCGAAGAAGGAGGGGTGGGTGGAGGGCAAGAAGTTCGGAAGCTATTTGAGTGTCAACGGATATTCCGTCGACGCCGGTCAGGAGGGATTCGATCTACGCGAGATAACGGAGAAGAAGTGGGTTGGGTATTGCGATTGGCTTGAGTTGCATTCCGAAGGGTCTCAAGGGACTCGACATGATCGGCCCTGGGAAGGCGGCGCTTATTGAGCTGGTGAGGTTGGTTCGAAATGGGCCGGTTAGTCAAATCCCGGAGTGATAGGGGAATGAAGCGAGCGCCTTGAAGTGGAGTTGAGCTGAATGGCAGGCTGGTTGAAACCTGGCATATCTTGGTTACGCCCGGTAGGACGGGGCTCATCGGGATATGGATTTCCTCCACATCCATAAAATGATTCCGGCCCCTGATACGAGCATCGATTCTGACTTGCTCCTTTCGCTCCTTCGTAGTATCATTTCGTAACAAGTCTGCCGATAGCTCTGATATCCAAGATGATTCGCACTATAACAATGCACTATGACATCCTTGTTCGAGTCGTGTGCCTCTGGACATTGCCGACGGAGTATCACTGCGGAGGTCTGCATTCCGCTCCCGGCTGACTACCGCGCAGCCAACGGAGGCTTAGCGGAATTCAAGATCTATCATTACCCCCCTTATGACAGTCGCATTGTGAAACGATCTCCTTGCTATCAAGAAGACTATGGAGATTAGCAAAACTCTAACCCCGCATTTTCCTTATCATTGGGTCTGAGTTGCATGGAGAAAGACGAACTTGTAGGGAGACATATCTTGGCGCTATCTTCATCAGGTAACGAACCACCCTGTAGTATTGCAGCTATTACATGCCGCGCCCATATCCGGTCAGCCAGCAGCGCCATCCAAGAGATATATAAAAGGAAGCCTTCGAAGCGTCGTCCGAAATCAGACGAGCTCGTCAACTTCTTACTTTTCACCTGCAGTTGCATCTCCTCTTCACATGTCTTTGCTCTCAAACCTTGCATTACGTATCACCAACTCCACCCCcgcagcaacaacaacatcaacaacaacatcaacaacaacaatGACCAACACAAGCAAAGTTGTCAAGGTGGCCGTCACCCAGGCCGAGCCCGCCTGGATCGACCTCCCAGCCGCCGTCGCAAAGACATGCAAGCTCATCGCAGAGGCCGCTTCCAATGGGGCTCAGCTCATCGCCTTCCCTGAGTGCTGGATCCCCGGTTACCCCGTGTGGATATGGACCCGCCTCATCGACTTTGATCTCAACGTAAAGTACATCAAGAACTCGCTTCAGCTCGACTCGCCCGAGATGGCCACCATCCAGGCCTGCGCAAAGGAGAACAACATTGCCGTCTCACTCGGCTTCTCAGAGAACGACAACCACTCGCTCTTTATCGCGCAGGCCCTCATCGGCCAGGACGGCGAGATCAAGGTGCACCGCCGCAAGATGAAGCCCACGCACATGGAGCGGACCATCTTTGGCGACGCGTCGGGCCACTGCTTGAAGAGCGTGGCTGAGCTGCCCTTTGCGCGAGTCGGTTCTCTGGCGTGCTGGGAGCACATCCAGCCCCTTTTGAAGTATAACACGATTGCCCAAAAGGAGGAAATCCATGTCTCGGCATGGCCCAGCGTCACGCCTCATTCCGGCGGTGGCCCGGACATGTGGTCGATGAGCGCAGAAGGTATGTCACCACAAATGCCGTTCCGGGCGGAATTTCACATTCCGAAATTCCGGCGTCTTGATGAACTTGAACTAACCTAGATGATTAGGATGCCACAACCTCTCCCGCACATACGCTATTGAGTCAAACGCCTTTGTTCTCCACAGCACGGCGCTCATCTCCGAAAAGGGCATCGCGGCGCACAGCAGTGCGGGCGGCGCCATCATGTCCACCCCTGGCGGTGGAACCTCTGCCATCTTCGGCCCGGACGGCCGGAGGCTATCGGAGCCCGTCGATGAGAACACGGAGACCATCATCTACGGCGAATTGGACTTTGACGCCATCCACAGGACAAAGATGTTCGCGGATTGCACCGGCCACTACAGCAGACCGGATCTTTTGAGGCTTAATGTGGATAAGGAGATTAAGATCCTGGTCAGGGCGGATGGTAGTGTTGCGAAGGTGCcgaaggaggaagaggaggaggctgTGCTTGTTCTCTAGATACCTATTTCATAATTGCCATTTTCTTGTCATTCTAGCAAATCAAACTTTTCATCCATAAACTACCATCGCTTCGCCCGAGATTTCCTGATCATTCAATCGCTATAACACCAAGATTGCAACAAAAACCTTCCGAACCACACGAGGGTATAGGTGTTTTGTAGTACCAATACATTGCATCCATGAGCCTAACGCTACACATATCCGGGACAATCCCCCGCCTCTTAATTCGTTCATAACCCATTGTTAGTCGAAAGCCAATTGAAGTCTTCGCAATCCGTGAGCCCCTGAAAGGCCTGGAGAAAATCAACAGTACCCATAGGGTTCGTCCGCTCACCGCTCAAACCAGAAACATCGAGAGTTCCCAGAGACGCGAAAGAGCTCATGTCCAAGGTGCTAAAGTCCACGGGTGGCGCATCAGCCGCAGTAGCGCCGTACCCATCCCACTCATACTCGAACTGAACCTGGTTCACACCACTCAGGTCCGCCTCGCCCATGTCCCTACTCCTGGGCTGCGTAATATTCGCGCCCAAGTCACTCTGAGCATCGGGCGCTGTAGCCGCAGACTGCTCGATCTGGTAACTGAACTCGATGGGCAGAGCCCTCATCACCCCCCACCGCTGCGCGAGCACACGAATGATCTTGATACTCTTGACGGCACGGACAGGCCACGAGACCTGAAGCTCGCGCAGGAGCTCAAGACACTGCCGGAGCCAGTAGGTGCTCTGGTGCCGCAGCGCCGGCGTCCAGCTGGTCGCGTTCATTAGGTGCACGATGGCGGCGCTGAGGAGGTGGTGGATGATGACCGGGTTCGGGGAGATGTCGAAGCCGTGGGCGCGGCGGTAGGTCCGAACGAGTCGGGAAgtcgctgttgctgctgcggtGAGAGAGCGGAGGACGAGAAGCATGAATTCCGAGTTTTGTctcttgctgctgctgttgttcGCAGTGTTCCCGGGCTCGGTTGTCTCTGAGGTTTGTGAGATTGCGGCAAAAATGCGGAGGAACGGGGGCATGGTGATGAGGATTGTCATTTGGTAGGCTAGGTGGAATTGGATAACTGGTTTCGGGGTTGAGTCTCCCGACAGATGAAGCCTATCATCGCGGGAGCGGAAGAAGGCGCTGAGTGCGTCCTGGCTTGCTACGAGGATGCGGACTTGCTGCGGTATGGGTAGAGATTCGAAATTTGTTGAGAAGCTGAGATCGGTGTTACTCACGAAAGTCCATCTTCTGAAATCTGTGTGGGAGACGGAGAAGCAGGACTTACACCTGGTCCATGTACTGGTCATGCAGATACCACAACTTGCACTGCCATGCAAAAGATACTTGACCTAGGCCCGCCTTAGAGTTCTCAAAGGTCATCTCAAAGTCCGGTACGTTTACTCTCCGCCACGGTAATGCGCAGTTACGGCCTAGAATCGAGATGGCTGTCCGGTCAATGATGTAAAACATCCAAAAAGTGCGAATCTCCTGCTCCGTAGCCTCTAGCTGCCTGGCTTCGCACTCGTCTAGCGCCAAGACGTGCAGTCTCAGATGTACGCACATGCCGGCGGCCATGGAGATGAACATCCAGCCAAAGTGGTCTCTCCCCATAGCCAATGAGCGCCACGACATCATTGACAGCCCCTGGATGACTTTGAGTGTGGGATTCTGCCGGCAGCAGGTGAAGATGAGGCTTTCTGCGAACTGCGCGAATGCATCTCCTATGAGGGTAGCATCTGGTCGTCGTGTAAAGGTTGTGCCTGTAGCGATGATGGCACTGTGTAAGAAGGCTTCATCTGGGGTTTGGTAAGGGTAGTTGTGCAGGAAGTCGGTTGTCGTGTACGGCGTGAACTGATGTTCTTGGTTGATGTTATCCAAGAACAGATCCGCCATCTCGTGGATGAGGCCCTTTTGTCGACAGTAAACGAGCACCTGTTCTGGAGGGATGACTTGATGGGCCATGGGTACAGCTGGCCGTACGGGATCGACTGCATAGTGAGACCCAGTGGCAGGGTCGTCGATGATGGTTACCCCATCACCGACATTCGTTCTCCAAAGCATTACACACAACTCTTCCATTGCCATCTGAGACCTCTCCTGTGTCCCTGAGTCCTTACTCGTACTGCCTCCATGGTCTTCTATAGAGACAACATCCTTGGTCTCCTCGTCGTCCCCGCCGACTGCGAGACCTTCGGTGGCGTCACCTCCATCGAGACTTTCTCGGAGGGTTGCATCGGGCTCTGCAGACTGAGATGCGCGATCACTCAGAGACAGTGCCGGGGAGGGCTCTTTCTCAACGCTTTGCTTCTCTAGGGCCAAGAGCAGCGATTGTACTTGAGCCTCGAGGGCTCTGACGTAGTCCTCATCCCAGTATTTCCGCCTGGATGATTACGTTAGCGACATAGTTCGGTGGCTACTAAGCATTGCTTATAGTTGACGTGAACCATAAGTAACTAGTAGGTGACACACTTTCTGGGGCGTTGCTCAGTGTAAACACATTCCCTGTTCTGCCTGCTGCACAAGGAGCATGCAGGACGGGCAGCATCGCACTGCCGACGGGAGAAAGGCGTTAGTCACGGCAGTTCACGAAAGGACTAGGAGACTAGCAAGGGAGTTCGGGGAAGTTGGTCCTTCCCCGTGGGGTCTAGAATGGAGTCTAGAAATGGAGCAAAACTTTGGGAAAGTTCTTCTTCGCGCGCGGACGACCTACTTTTCGCTTCCCCGCCCTGCACCGGTCACAAGCGAAGCTTGTTGGTTTCTGGGACATGGCCGTGTTGGGAAGGGACCTGCTCGAGGCACTGGGGGGGGATGTTTGTCGGATCTCAAAGTTGGGTTCTCTTCTCGGCCACGCGCAGCGCCGAGTAAGTAAGCTTACCCTTTCCTTTCTCGCGTCTGCAAAAAAGGGGCCCGCGACGTTGGGGCGACTCACTTCATCCGGCTGCCAACGGTTTGTTTCCTTTCTTTCATCTGTGTAGATCGACCACACCCTCTCTGCAGGCGGACGAATCCAGAAAGAGGGGGGTGCGAGACCTTCTGGAAGACCTGATGGCAGGGCTTGAGTCGTTCGAAATGACTCTGTTGGCGAGCGACTGACGTCTCACGTACGCGGTGTTGTTCGGTGGTTTATCTGCGGGGTGGAGACCTCCGCAGGATAAGCCTAGGGCGAACGGTGAATTGAGCATGTCATAAATGTCATAAATGGCACCGGGGCGGAGATGAGGGGTTTGCGAGACATTTCCCAGGGCACGAGGGGGCTGACAACCCTGATATGCTGAGTGGCTGCGGATGGTCGGAAAGATTTCCGATGCCCACGCTGCAAACTTCCCAGCTGAactctacttatatatccacATGATGGTTTCTTTTTGTTCTCTGTGAAGAAAGGGGCCTTATCTTGGGGGATCATTGAGATAAAGAACTCACGAGCGCGGGCCACAGCTCAGAAATTGTCGATGCGGAGAGTCAGGGTTGGCGAGTCATGTATCAAAGGGCTATTGGCAACACCTGACGAGGCGAGCGCCAACGGCTGATGTTCGTACAGAGGGCCAGTAATAGAGCACCTAACTTTCAGCTTCGTAAGCAAAAGTGTTATTCAAGAAGTAGATCATAGCTGAGTGCGCTATCACAAGTCCCGCCGCGAATCAACGATGAGCTGGTAAATGGTGCGGTGAGAGGAGCCAAAAGTAAGAACGTTGAGCTCTGCCGGCAGAAAATCTGCTTCTGGTGCGAGATGGTCTAAACTTACATAGAGGAACATGACGAATTCAGttggtacttattaattgaTACTTGAGTAGTTCTCTCTCGATTGGAACGCATGGAGTATCTCAATTTGGCGTCAGCAAATGCCTCTCATAACTTTGCCTATGTATATGGAGGTATATGTATCCATTAGGGTGGGAACAACATGTGCTTTTGTGTTGAAGCCTTGCCTTCGGTTCTCGAATGCGTCGCCTGTTGAAATCCAAAAGAGCTCAAGCCTTCCACTCACCCACCTACTTTATGCGTCAGCTCTACATACTGAACATACATGGCAGCATTAGTTAATACAAGTGTATCACTCAAGATGTCTGAGATCATGGGGTGTGAAGATGTTGAGGCACATCGCCGATCCACTTGTCAACACTAAAGGTAATTAAGGTATCTCGCAGATAACAGGGTGATGGCACCCATAGGCGCACAAGATCGAGTGATAGGATTACTACAACCTGTTTGCAGTCTACTACCGTGTGTACATAGAATTTATACATAATACTGTGAGAAGAAATCAGATTTATAATTGGCATTGCAGGCTTCGCGGAGTGAAGTAGCGGCTTATGAACACTGCCTTGATCGTGCAAGCTGTTGTGGGAATGGACTGTTCCTCGGCACACCAGATTTTTTAACCACCGAGCCCCCGAAGATTCTCATATACAATCACAAGGAACAGTATGTTCCCATTCTCGGGCCACAGAAGTGTCGTGGTCACATTAGTATCTTCAGGGCTTGTGGAGTTGAGGTAATTGTTCATGTTACCTTGGTAATAATTGCACATAATAATTACCGAGAGACTTTGAGAGACGGCAAAGCACAGAAAAATCCGGCCTGACCCGTTGGCTTCCATCAACAAACCTCGCATGAAAATATGATGTCTCGTCGAATCCTTCGAATATCAACAATGGGAAACTGCGGTCCTCCTCACTCGTTGACCGAGATGTACCTCACTAATTACAGAATGTTTACCGAACGGCTTTAGGATCAATCATAAAGTCGTCGCAACATCAGATCCTACGGCACTATCACTTTCACAATTCCACGAATAAGCAGTCAATATTCTCCTTAATCCTTCCATAAAGTTCCTGTGATAGTCTTGGCGGCTCACGGGGTGGTATGGGTAAGCGGGCTTCATGTAGGCTTACTGCATTAGGACGTACGAGCCTATAAGATGTCGGTTGAAAAGGCACTGTCGAAGTGATGACTTAGAGCCTATGTTGAAAGAGATCCCG encodes:
- a CDS encoding fungal specific transcription factor domain-containing protein, which translates into the protein MSQKPTSFACDRCRAGKRKCDAARPACSLCSRQNRECVYTEQRPRKRKYWDEDYVRALEAQVQSLLLALEKQSVEKEPSPALSLSDRASQSAEPDATLRESLDGGDATEGLAVGGDDEETKDVVSIEDHGGSTSKDSGTQERSQMAMEELCVMLWRTNVGDGVTIIDDPATGSHYAVDPVRPAVPMAHQVIPPEQVLVYCRQKGLIHEMADLFLDNINQEHQFTPYTTTDFLHNYPYQTPDEAFLHSAIIATGTTFTRRPDATLIGDAFAQFAESLIFTCCRQNPTLKVIQGLSMMSWRSLAMGRDHFGWMFISMAAGMCVHLRLHVLALDECEARQLEATEQEIRTFWMFYIIDRTAISILGRNCALPWRRVNVPDFEMTFENSKAGLGQVSFAWQCKLWYLHDQYMDQVFSTNFESLPIPQQVRILVASQDALSAFFRSRDDRLHLSGDSTPKPVIQFHLAYQMTILITMPPFLRIFAAISQTSETTEPGNTANNSSSKRQNSEFMLLVLRSLTAAATATSRLVRTYRRAHGFDISPNPVIIHHLLSAAIVHLMNATSWTPALRHQSTYWLRQCLELLRELQVSWPVRAVKSIKIIRVLAQRWGVMRALPIEFSYQIEQSAATAPDAQSDLGANITQPRSRDMGEADLSGVNQVQFEYEWDGYGATAADAPPVDFSTLDMSSFASLGTLDVSGLSGERTNPMGTVDFLQAFQGLTDCEDFNWLSTNNGL